A window of Pedococcus aerophilus contains these coding sequences:
- a CDS encoding SMC family ATPase, with protein MRLHHLTVTAFGPFAGSVEVDLDEVAAGGLFLIRGATGAGKTSLLDAIAFALYADVPGSRSKKGLHSDHADRGSVPTVTLEFTAVGRRFRIERSPEFFRPKSRGTGETKVQAKAVLWEQRASGWEALSTRHDEIADVVKDVLGMGLEQFNKVVLLPQGDFAAFLRATPEERRGLLEKLFDVSTYAGVEEWFATQRKESTARVEAHHAALRSDLAVLADVLADAPAGLVAAALGTTETPETPDTLEDLAAHDWSALPLDQLPAALDAIVAGLEAASVQALAAVDAARSADSIAATALHGAREVSARRERGTRATESLARLAGEQQAVDDAAARIDAAVRARSVSGDLAALSRADDAVARAQERLAVTSSRVDWPGVGREDSSQDDTGHDTGDGARAHLHELVDRMSEATAVLDDAERHRRTWHERTREHAVLAEQSRQVQVARAQVEARMAARRDAAVAAQRELAETTQAAGAVDVAAARVKELVSLHQTRVAVETGDLELAAADVAVAQCRTAAQDLRDAYQDLRQSRLDGMAAELAAQLDDDHPCPVCGSPDHPVPATSGGAATPEAVEAAERRWQAASARLSAAQTRHASLQAARAERLAQLGEEQRDADALAEAVSEARSAHADLVQRAASLERARTLVETAEAEIASLAEQAADLRDGLTAARTTLGALESDLAGDAATVREDLDRHARACPCAPGAPLAASSPDDTAGLLDSLAAVRRHHDAAAQSLEQHHAAMLDLEAARTTRVEVLTLTQAALAEAGFGDAHTARTAVLAPAQVAALQATVSTHETALVQATTVLEDPEVVAALEGVAPDLETLTTASDAARQAYTAALATDTLVRRTHAGVERVRASVADRGHALTTAAAHHEVLRELADAVAGTSASNTLRMRLSAFVLAARLEKVATLANERLATMGEGRYQLRHTDGLAARGARSGLGLEVLDLWTGQARDTSSLSGGESFMASLALALGLADAVREESGGFDLQTLFVDEGFGTLDDESLEQVMAVLDDLREGGRAVGVVSHVAELRTRISSQVVVIKTERGSTVRTGIATDAAPAA; from the coding sequence GTGAGGCTGCACCACCTCACGGTCACCGCGTTCGGTCCGTTCGCCGGCAGCGTCGAGGTCGACCTCGACGAGGTCGCGGCCGGCGGCCTGTTCCTCATCCGTGGGGCCACCGGAGCCGGCAAGACCAGCCTGCTCGACGCCATCGCCTTCGCCCTGTATGCCGACGTGCCAGGCTCCCGATCGAAGAAGGGCCTGCACAGCGACCACGCCGACCGGGGGTCCGTCCCGACGGTGACGCTCGAGTTCACCGCCGTGGGACGGCGGTTCCGGATCGAGCGCTCACCCGAGTTCTTCCGACCCAAGTCCCGCGGCACCGGGGAGACCAAGGTCCAGGCCAAGGCGGTCCTGTGGGAGCAGCGCGCATCGGGATGGGAGGCCCTGAGCACCCGCCACGACGAGATCGCCGATGTCGTCAAGGACGTCCTGGGGATGGGACTGGAGCAGTTCAACAAGGTCGTGCTGCTCCCCCAGGGTGACTTCGCCGCCTTCCTGCGCGCCACCCCCGAGGAGCGACGAGGCCTGCTCGAGAAGCTGTTCGACGTGTCGACGTACGCCGGCGTCGAGGAGTGGTTCGCCACGCAGCGCAAGGAGTCGACGGCCCGCGTCGAGGCGCACCACGCCGCGCTGCGGTCCGACCTGGCGGTGCTCGCAGACGTCTTGGCCGATGCCCCGGCCGGGCTGGTCGCCGCCGCGCTGGGCACCACCGAGACCCCAGAAACCCCAGACACCCTCGAGGACCTTGCGGCCCACGACTGGTCGGCCCTGCCGCTCGACCAGCTCCCCGCGGCCCTCGACGCCATCGTGGCGGGTCTGGAGGCCGCCTCCGTCCAGGCCCTCGCGGCCGTCGACGCCGCGAGGTCAGCCGACTCGATCGCTGCCACCGCCCTGCACGGCGCCCGCGAGGTCAGCGCCAGGCGCGAGCGGGGCACCCGGGCCACCGAGTCCCTAGCTCGACTCGCGGGCGAGCAGCAGGCCGTCGACGACGCGGCGGCACGGATCGATGCAGCGGTCCGCGCCCGATCGGTCTCGGGCGACCTCGCGGCCCTGAGCCGTGCGGACGACGCGGTCGCCCGGGCGCAGGAGCGGCTCGCCGTCACCTCCTCGCGGGTGGATTGGCCCGGTGTCGGTCGCGAGGACAGCAGCCAGGATGACACCGGGCACGACACCGGCGACGGGGCCCGCGCCCATCTCCACGAGCTCGTCGACCGCATGAGCGAGGCCACCGCTGTCCTCGACGACGCCGAGCGGCACCGACGGACCTGGCACGAACGCACGCGCGAGCACGCGGTGCTGGCCGAGCAGTCGCGACAGGTGCAGGTCGCCCGGGCCCAGGTCGAGGCCCGGATGGCTGCTCGCCGTGATGCCGCCGTCGCAGCCCAGCGCGAGCTCGCCGAAACCACGCAGGCCGCCGGTGCCGTCGACGTGGCCGCCGCCCGGGTGAAGGAGCTCGTCAGCCTGCACCAGACGCGTGTTGCGGTGGAGACCGGTGACCTCGAGCTGGCCGCTGCCGACGTGGCGGTGGCGCAGTGCCGCACCGCAGCCCAGGACCTGCGCGACGCCTACCAGGACCTGCGTCAGTCGCGGCTCGATGGCATGGCGGCCGAGCTCGCCGCCCAGCTCGACGACGACCACCCGTGCCCGGTCTGCGGATCCCCCGACCACCCCGTCCCGGCGACGAGCGGGGGCGCCGCCACGCCGGAGGCGGTCGAGGCGGCAGAGCGTCGGTGGCAGGCTGCGTCGGCCCGGCTGTCGGCCGCCCAGACCCGGCACGCCTCGCTCCAGGCCGCCCGAGCCGAGCGACTCGCCCAGCTCGGCGAGGAGCAGCGCGACGCCGACGCGCTGGCCGAGGCCGTCTCCGAGGCGCGGTCCGCCCACGCCGACCTCGTGCAGCGGGCAGCCTCGCTCGAGCGCGCCCGCACCCTCGTGGAGACAGCCGAGGCGGAGATCGCATCCCTCGCGGAGCAGGCTGCCGACCTGCGCGACGGCCTGACCGCAGCACGCACCACGCTGGGCGCGCTGGAGTCCGACCTGGCCGGCGATGCTGCGACGGTGCGCGAGGACCTCGACCGACATGCACGGGCCTGCCCCTGTGCACCCGGTGCGCCCTTGGCGGCGAGCAGCCCGGACGACACGGCCGGGCTGCTCGACTCCCTGGCCGCGGTGCGCCGTCACCACGACGCCGCGGCCCAGTCACTCGAGCAGCACCATGCGGCCATGCTCGACCTGGAGGCGGCTCGGACGACGCGGGTCGAGGTGCTGACCCTGACGCAAGCGGCCCTGGCTGAAGCGGGCTTCGGCGACGCTCACACGGCCCGCACCGCGGTGCTCGCGCCGGCGCAGGTCGCCGCGCTGCAGGCCACCGTCAGCACGCACGAGACGGCGCTGGTGCAGGCGACGACCGTGCTGGAGGACCCGGAGGTGGTGGCCGCCCTCGAGGGCGTCGCCCCCGACCTCGAGACCCTGACGACGGCCTCGGACGCTGCCCGCCAGGCGTACACCGCAGCCCTGGCCACCGACACCCTCGTCCGGCGCACCCACGCCGGGGTCGAGCGGGTCCGTGCCAGCGTCGCCGATCGCGGCCACGCCCTGACGACCGCCGCAGCGCACCACGAGGTGCTGCGCGAGCTGGCCGACGCCGTCGCAGGCACCTCGGCCTCCAACACCTTGCGGATGCGGCTGTCCGCCTTCGTCCTCGCCGCCCGCCTGGAGAAGGTCGCGACCCTGGCGAACGAGCGGCTCGCGACGATGGGTGAGGGCAGGTACCAGCTGCGCCACACCGACGGACTGGCAGCACGGGGAGCACGCAGCGGCCTGGGACTCGAGGTGCTCGACCTCTGGACCGGTCAGGCCCGGGACACCAGCTCGTTGTCCGGTGGCGAGTCGTTCATGGCCTCGCTCGCCCTGGCCCTCGGCCTCGCCGATGCGGTGCGAGAGGAGTCCGGGGGCTTCGACCTGCAGACGCTGTTCGTCGACGAGGGTTTCGGCACGCTCGACGACGAGAGCCTCGAGCAGGTGATGGCGGTGCTCGACGACCTGCGCGAGGGCGGCCGCGCCGTCGGGGTGGTGAGCCACGTCGCCGAGCTGCGCACCCGCATCTCGAGCCAGGTGGTCGTCATCAAGACCGAGCGCGGCTCGACGGTCCGCACCGGCATCGCCACCGACGCGGCCCCTGCAGCCTGA
- a CDS encoding histidine phosphatase family protein, with protein MSSSVANPPSPPSGRLVLLRHGETEWSLSGQHTGRTDIPLTAHGEELARAAGELLQGREFSLVLASPMQRALRTAELAGLEPEVTDDLMEWDYGAYEGLTTPEIREQVGYDWTVFEHGVPSGDTPGETVEEVAARASRVVQRAVAAMAHGDVALVGHGHYLRVLASVFLRREPRLGAQLLLDAGSVSVLQYERERPAIRVWNHGPAVAKTPGQPA; from the coding sequence GTGTCGAGCAGCGTTGCGAACCCGCCCAGCCCACCCTCCGGACGACTCGTCCTCCTGCGCCACGGGGAGACCGAGTGGTCGCTCTCGGGGCAGCACACCGGTCGCACCGACATCCCGCTCACGGCCCACGGCGAGGAGCTGGCCCGCGCCGCCGGCGAGCTCCTCCAGGGGCGGGAGTTCTCGCTCGTGCTCGCCTCGCCGATGCAGCGCGCCCTGCGGACCGCAGAGCTGGCCGGTCTAGAGCCCGAGGTCACCGACGACCTGATGGAGTGGGACTACGGCGCCTACGAGGGCCTGACCACACCCGAGATCCGCGAGCAGGTGGGCTACGACTGGACCGTCTTCGAGCACGGCGTCCCGTCCGGCGACACTCCCGGGGAGACCGTCGAGGAGGTCGCCGCCCGCGCGTCACGGGTGGTGCAGCGCGCCGTCGCAGCGATGGCGCACGGCGACGTCGCCCTCGTCGGCCACGGCCACTACCTGCGCGTGCTCGCGTCGGTGTTCCTGCGTCGGGAACCCCGGCTGGGCGCGCAGCTGCTGCTCGACGCCGGTTCCGTCAGCGTCCTGCAGTACGAACGCGAGCGCCCCGCCATCCGCGTGTGGAACCACGGCCCGGCCGTCGCGAAGACCCCGGGTCAGCCCGCCTGA
- a CDS encoding RES family NAD+ phosphorylase, producing the protein MSDREQVAQGPPSTSLEGFPTHVVAPTTDLFRAHAAAFGPWWFGNEGGGRFDLPSPRGTCYTALDPGSAVRERVGPVLGGAAAVPESLLEDVVVSRLRLPEGRVVADLQSSAAGDHGVTRELETMVPYAVPQVWAQAFDRAGHAGVRYGPRFTPGERSAVALFDDEGAKAWPADPEPVRAATAPGAPAVLPTPRRRDLTVVRPPRTRVPRS; encoded by the coding sequence ATGAGCGACCGGGAACAGGTGGCGCAGGGACCGCCCAGCACCTCGCTCGAAGGCTTCCCGACCCACGTGGTCGCGCCCACCACCGACCTCTTCCGGGCCCATGCCGCAGCCTTCGGGCCCTGGTGGTTCGGCAACGAGGGCGGCGGACGCTTCGACCTCCCTTCTCCCCGGGGCACCTGCTACACGGCGCTCGACCCGGGCAGCGCGGTGCGCGAACGCGTGGGACCGGTCCTCGGCGGCGCTGCCGCCGTGCCGGAGAGCCTCCTCGAGGACGTCGTGGTGTCACGGTTGCGGCTGCCCGAGGGACGCGTCGTCGCCGACCTGCAGTCATCTGCTGCAGGGGACCACGGCGTGACGCGTGAGCTCGAGACGATGGTCCCGTATGCCGTGCCCCAGGTGTGGGCGCAGGCGTTCGACCGCGCGGGGCACGCCGGCGTGAGGTACGGGCCGCGGTTCACACCGGGGGAGCGCAGCGCGGTGGCGCTGTTCGACGACGAGGGCGCCAAGGCGTGGCCGGCGGACCCGGAGCCGGTGCGGGCCGCCACCGCTCCCGGGGCGCCGGCCGTCCTCCCGACGCCCCGGCGCCGTGACCTCACCGTCGTGCGTCCGCCGCGGACCCGCGTCCCCCGGTCCTGA
- a CDS encoding class I SAM-dependent methyltransferase, whose protein sequence is MTTAADHGHSHDHGHSQGHAHDHQHGHDLPQGMPQGLGPGNDDWDERYSASEQIWSGQPNGALVAGVTHLAPGRALDVGCGEGADAVWLAKAGWDVTALDVSGVALARAARHANDAGVEVAWVHDGLVEAGLAAGSFDLVSAQYPVLARTSDHRAEQVLQDLVAPGGTLLVVHHSAADMAHAREQGWNPDEFVFPADVAAVLGEDWEVEEDATRPREVPLSGGGTHHTQDVVLRARRRT, encoded by the coding sequence ATGACGACCGCAGCCGACCACGGCCATTCCCACGACCACGGCCACTCGCAGGGCCACGCGCACGACCACCAGCACGGCCACGACCTCCCCCAGGGGATGCCCCAGGGACTCGGGCCCGGCAACGACGACTGGGACGAGCGGTACAGCGCGTCCGAGCAGATCTGGAGCGGTCAGCCCAACGGTGCCCTCGTGGCCGGCGTGACCCACCTGGCCCCGGGACGGGCGCTCGACGTCGGGTGCGGCGAGGGCGCGGATGCCGTCTGGTTGGCGAAGGCCGGCTGGGACGTGACGGCGCTGGACGTCTCCGGTGTCGCGCTGGCGCGGGCAGCCAGGCACGCGAACGACGCCGGGGTGGAGGTCGCGTGGGTGCACGACGGACTGGTCGAGGCCGGGCTGGCAGCGGGGTCGTTCGACCTCGTGAGCGCCCAGTACCCCGTGCTGGCCCGGACGTCCGACCACCGGGCCGAGCAGGTGCTCCAGGACCTCGTCGCTCCCGGGGGCACCCTGCTGGTCGTGCACCACTCCGCGGCGGACATGGCCCATGCCCGCGAGCAGGGGTGGAACCCGGACGAGTTCGTCTTCCCTGCCGACGTGGCCGCGGTGCTCGGCGAGGACTGGGAGGTCGAGGAGGATGCCACCAGACCCCGCGAGGTGCCCCTCAGCGGTGGCGGCACGCACCACACCCAGGACGTGGTGCTCCGCGCGCGTCGGCGCACCTGA
- a CDS encoding PhzF family phenazine biosynthesis protein: MRLTYRLLNVFARAGDPFSGNPLCVVEEAQDLTDDQMQGLARQFNLSETTFLVPAADGTDSGTDSRTDSRPDAGVRIFTPNYEMAFAGHPTLGTAHVVRSLGLGGDTLSLSMPAGTIPVSAERDTWTLTANPGVVHAEYQVDEIASCVGLGPQDLVGPVQQVSTGSAQVIAQASSVDAVRRAVGDAALMRQFAGMGTRGGETLVYLWCETGAGEIEARALFTQGSAAIEDPATGSACSNLGAWLADKGRSGTWVVSQGAQAGRPSTLLLSVDDGTVRVGGLVHALGEGTVEL; encoded by the coding sequence ATGCGCCTGACCTACCGGTTGCTCAACGTCTTCGCCCGCGCCGGGGACCCGTTCTCGGGCAACCCGCTCTGTGTCGTCGAAGAGGCTCAGGACCTCACCGACGACCAGATGCAAGGCCTGGCAAGGCAGTTCAACCTGTCCGAGACGACCTTCCTCGTGCCGGCCGCTGACGGAACCGACTCCGGAACCGACTCCAGAACCGACTCAAGGCCGGACGCCGGGGTGCGCATCTTCACCCCGAACTACGAGATGGCGTTCGCCGGACACCCCACCCTCGGCACCGCGCACGTCGTCCGCTCGCTGGGGCTCGGTGGGGACACCCTCTCGCTGTCGATGCCCGCCGGCACCATCCCCGTCTCCGCGGAGAGAGACACCTGGACGCTGACGGCCAACCCCGGGGTGGTGCACGCCGAGTACCAGGTGGACGAGATCGCGTCGTGCGTCGGGCTCGGCCCCCAGGACCTCGTCGGTCCCGTGCAGCAGGTCAGCACCGGCAGCGCCCAGGTGATCGCCCAGGCGAGCTCGGTGGACGCGGTGCGACGTGCCGTCGGTGACGCCGCCCTGATGCGCCAGTTCGCCGGGATGGGGACGCGCGGCGGCGAGACGCTGGTCTACCTCTGGTGCGAGACCGGGGCCGGTGAGATCGAGGCGCGGGCGCTGTTCACCCAGGGCTCGGCCGCGATCGAGGACCCGGCCACAGGGTCGGCATGTTCCAACCTCGGTGCCTGGCTGGCCGACAAGGGCCGCTCCGGCACCTGGGTGGTGAGCCAGGGCGCCCAGGCCGGCCGGCCCTCGACGCTGCTGCTGTCCGTCGACGACGGCACCGTCCGGGTCGGTGGGCTCGTCCATGCCCTGGGCGAGGGGACCGTCGAGCTGTGA
- a CDS encoding serine hydrolase, with amino-acid sequence MSTSVSTTVRDAVDELAAGTMDDRVGDGAHEHTDDPAHAGGAVRWAVHVVDPGTGDILASVDADRVQRTASLGKVLLLIEVARLLHSGELDGSQQLVPRAEDLVADSGLWRHLATASLEVLDCAALVGAFSDNLATNVLLHRVGGAHAVAAAAAAAGIDAVALHGPVLDHRGPEDPPTLSTASAAGLATLVGRLHRGEVVSRAVSEQVVGWLSLNADLSMVASAFGLDPLCHGDPDRGVRLWNKTGTIADVRGDTGVVTGPRGCVAYAVLAEWDDRTSPAAREIALAGMAHVGTALRRVVEGG; translated from the coding sequence GTGAGCACGTCGGTGTCGACCACGGTCCGCGACGCCGTGGACGAACTGGCGGCCGGCACCATGGACGACCGCGTCGGCGACGGTGCGCACGAGCACACGGACGACCCCGCCCACGCGGGCGGTGCGGTGCGCTGGGCGGTGCACGTCGTCGACCCCGGGACCGGAGACATCCTGGCCAGCGTCGACGCCGACCGTGTCCAGCGCACCGCGAGCCTCGGCAAGGTGCTGCTGCTCATCGAGGTCGCCCGGCTGCTGCACTCCGGTGAGCTCGACGGCAGCCAGCAGCTCGTACCCCGCGCCGAGGACCTCGTCGCCGACTCAGGCCTCTGGCGCCACCTGGCCACCGCGTCGCTGGAGGTCCTCGACTGCGCCGCCCTGGTGGGCGCGTTCAGCGACAACCTCGCGACCAACGTCCTGCTCCACCGCGTCGGTGGGGCGCACGCGGTCGCCGCCGCCGCTGCGGCTGCCGGCATCGACGCGGTCGCCCTGCACGGTCCGGTGCTCGACCACCGGGGTCCGGAAGACCCGCCCACCCTGTCGACGGCCAGCGCCGCAGGGCTCGCCACCCTGGTCGGTCGCCTGCACCGCGGCGAGGTGGTCTCCCGGGCGGTGTCCGAGCAGGTGGTGGGCTGGCTCTCGCTCAACGCCGACCTGTCGATGGTGGCCTCCGCGTTCGGCCTGGACCCGCTGTGCCACGGCGACCCCGACCGTGGGGTGCGCCTGTGGAACAAGACGGGCACGATCGCCGACGTCCGCGGTGACACGGGCGTCGTGACCGGGCCCAGGGGGTGCGTCGCCTATGCCGTCCTTGCCGAGTGGGACGACCGCACGTCACCAGCAGCCCGAGAGATTGCGCTGGCCGGCATGGCGCACGTCGGTACCGCCCTGCGGCGCGTCGTGGAAGGTGGTTGA
- a CDS encoding glutamate--cysteine ligase yields MGEEVTAQSYTREQRQQYREKVRQNLDVFERMLAQSVFEFDRPMTGMEIELNLVDDAYQPKFANAEVLEAIADPGYQTELAQYNIELNVPPRPLPGDSAIELEDEMRTSLNAASSAADKRGAHIVAVGILPTIMPQHFEGEWISANNRYTALNDSIFYARGEDIYLDIEGPTGERVATYCNSIAPESACTSVQLHLQVAPQDFAAHWNAAQALVAPQIALAANSPFFFGQRLHAETRIELFSQATDTRSIELKNQGVRPRVFFGERWITSIFDLFEENVRYFPALLAEVSDEDPVAKLEAGEAPSLSELRLHNGTVYRWNRPIYDIVGGTPHLRVENRVLPAGPTLIDVMANAAFYYGVIRKLASDDRPIWSKMSFAAAEQNFHNAARDGIESRLYWPGFGEVSAEELVLRHLLPMAHEGLADWGVSSAVRDRFLSVIEGRATTGTNGATWQTDAVARLQEGGLDRQSALAKMLEHYVTNMHSNEPVHTWPLP; encoded by the coding sequence GTGGGGGAGGAAGTCACCGCGCAGAGCTACACGCGCGAGCAGCGCCAGCAGTACCGCGAGAAGGTTCGTCAGAACCTCGACGTGTTCGAGCGGATGCTGGCCCAGAGCGTGTTCGAGTTCGACCGGCCGATGACCGGCATGGAGATCGAGCTCAACCTCGTGGACGACGCCTACCAGCCCAAGTTCGCCAACGCGGAGGTGCTCGAGGCGATCGCCGACCCGGGGTACCAGACCGAGCTGGCGCAGTACAACATCGAGCTCAACGTGCCCCCGCGTCCGCTGCCGGGTGACTCGGCCATCGAGCTCGAGGACGAGATGCGGACCTCGCTCAACGCCGCGTCCTCGGCCGCCGACAAGCGGGGCGCGCACATCGTCGCCGTCGGCATCCTCCCGACGATCATGCCGCAGCACTTCGAGGGGGAGTGGATCAGCGCCAACAACCGCTACACCGCCCTCAACGACTCGATCTTCTACGCCCGCGGCGAGGACATCTACCTCGACATCGAGGGACCGACGGGGGAGCGGGTCGCCACCTACTGCAACTCCATCGCCCCCGAGTCGGCCTGCACCAGCGTCCAGCTCCACCTCCAGGTCGCCCCGCAGGACTTCGCGGCCCACTGGAACGCCGCCCAGGCCCTCGTCGCCCCGCAGATCGCGCTCGCGGCGAACTCTCCGTTCTTCTTCGGGCAGCGGCTGCACGCCGAGACCCGCATCGAGCTGTTCAGCCAGGCCACTGACACGCGCAGCATCGAGCTGAAGAACCAGGGTGTCCGACCCCGCGTCTTCTTCGGCGAGCGCTGGATCACCTCGATCTTCGACCTGTTCGAGGAGAACGTCCGCTACTTCCCTGCCCTGCTCGCCGAGGTGAGCGACGAGGACCCCGTGGCCAAGCTGGAAGCCGGTGAGGCGCCGTCGCTGTCCGAGCTGCGGCTGCACAACGGCACGGTCTACCGCTGGAACCGGCCCATCTACGACATCGTCGGCGGCACCCCGCACCTGCGGGTGGAGAACCGTGTCCTCCCGGCCGGCCCGACCCTCATCGACGTCATGGCCAACGCGGCGTTCTACTACGGCGTCATCCGCAAGCTCGCCTCGGACGACCGGCCGATCTGGAGCAAGATGAGCTTCGCCGCCGCGGAGCAGAACTTCCACAACGCCGCGCGTGACGGCATCGAGTCCCGGCTCTACTGGCCGGGCTTCGGTGAGGTCAGCGCCGAGGAGCTGGTGCTGCGCCACCTCCTGCCGATGGCGCACGAGGGGCTCGCCGACTGGGGGGTCTCCTCCGCCGTGCGTGACCGGTTCCTGTCCGTGATCGAGGGTCGTGCGACGACCGGAACCAACGGCGCCACGTGGCAGACCGATGCCGTCGCGAGGCTCCAGGAGGGCGGGCTGGACCGCCAGAGCGCCCTCGCGAAGATGCTCGAGCACTACGTCACCAACATGCACAGCAACGAGCCCGTGCACACGTGGCCCCTGCCCTAG
- a CDS encoding exonuclease SbcCD subunit D has product MRLLHTSDWHLGRSFHQVGLLDAQAQYLDHLVETVRSESVDAVLVSGDVYDRAMPAPDTVALLSETVTRLVAAGTVVVLSSGNHDSAIRLGFASELLARTGLHIRSSLDSIGTPVMVGDVAVHPLPYLEPAVAADPLGTTERTHAGVLGAAMARVNADRVARGGRSVVMGHAFVTGGATSDSERDISVGGVGAVHPRTFAGHDYVALGHLHGRQQVSDTVRYSGSPVPLSFSEHRQTKGAWLVDLDDTGVHVEAVDAPVGRPLAVLRGDLEDLLADPRHAHAEGAWCQVTLTDAVRPAAAMEQLRRRFPHTLVLQFDPQGAPVPVRSYAQRATAEQPLDVCCNFLDHVRGGQAPTDAERAVLATAVESVRTGHATRDDEGQLAATRRRVGAA; this is encoded by the coding sequence GTGCGCCTGCTCCACACCTCCGACTGGCACCTGGGACGCTCGTTCCACCAGGTGGGGCTGCTCGACGCCCAGGCGCAGTACCTCGACCACCTCGTGGAGACCGTGCGGAGCGAGTCGGTCGACGCCGTCCTCGTCTCGGGCGACGTCTACGACCGGGCGATGCCCGCCCCCGACACCGTCGCGCTGCTCTCGGAGACGGTCACCCGTCTGGTCGCCGCGGGCACCGTCGTCGTGCTCTCCAGCGGCAACCACGACTCGGCCATCCGCCTCGGGTTCGCCAGCGAGCTGCTCGCGAGGACCGGCCTGCACATCCGTTCCTCCCTCGACTCGATCGGCACCCCGGTCATGGTCGGCGACGTCGCCGTCCACCCGCTGCCCTACCTCGAGCCGGCTGTCGCCGCCGACCCCCTCGGCACCACCGAGCGCACCCATGCAGGCGTCCTCGGCGCAGCCATGGCCCGGGTCAACGCCGACCGGGTCGCGCGCGGTGGCCGCTCGGTCGTCATGGGCCACGCCTTCGTCACCGGTGGCGCGACGAGCGACTCCGAGCGCGACATCTCCGTCGGCGGTGTGGGAGCGGTCCACCCGCGCACGTTCGCCGGGCACGACTACGTCGCCCTCGGCCACCTGCACGGCCGCCAGCAGGTCAGCGACACGGTCCGCTACAGCGGCTCGCCGGTGCCCCTGTCGTTCAGCGAGCACCGGCAGACCAAGGGCGCCTGGCTGGTCGACCTCGACGACACCGGTGTCCACGTCGAGGCGGTCGACGCCCCCGTCGGGCGGCCCCTGGCCGTCCTCCGCGGCGACCTCGAGGACCTGCTCGCCGACCCTCGCCACGCCCACGCCGAGGGCGCCTGGTGCCAGGTGACCCTGACCGACGCCGTGCGACCCGCTGCCGCGATGGAACAGCTGCGACGCCGGTTCCCGCACACGCTGGTCCTCCAGTTCGACCCGCAGGGGGCCCCCGTCCCGGTCCGGTCGTACGCGCAGCGCGCCACCGCGGAGCAGCCGCTCGACGTCTGCTGCAACTTCCTCGACCACGTGCGTGGGGGGCAGGCTCCCACCGACGCGGAGCGGGCCGTCCTCGCGACGGCTGTCGAGTCCGTGCGCACCGGCCACGCGACCCGCGACGACGAGGGACAGCTCGCGGCCACCCGTCGGCGGGTGGGGGCGGCGTGA